acattttgaaaattgtgTTTGCTTCACCtgaagtgtgtttatgtgccGTCTGTGTTCTTCACTCTGCTGCTCTGCCGTCTCCTCCAGCTGGCTCCTAACATCGCCTTCAGAgatcctctctctctccaagGCCATCAGCTGGGCCTGGTACTCATTCTTGTGGCGCTCTGTTTGGCCCAGATGGGCTGCGGTCTCCCTCAGGTTCTCCTCAAGTTGGTCTAGCTGTGCCTGGTAAGCTTGCTCGGTCTCCTGCCATGCCTTGGAGGCCTGCTGGCtgagctcctcctccagctggaGGAGGTCTAAGGTTGGGGTGCTGCGTTGCGGTGCCCTATGGATCAGGGCGGTCTCCAAGCGGGCCACGTCGACCTCTTGGTTCCGTACCAGGTGCTCCATCTCTTCCTCCAGCTCGCTGATTCTCTCCCTGAGCCACCTCTGAGCCTCGTGCTCCTCTTCCAGCTCCTTCCTGCTCACCTCCATCTTCGCGTTGACCTCCGCTTGGGCCCGAGCCTCCTTCTGCCAGTGCCGCTCTACCATCTGGAACTCCTCACTCAAGTTGCAGACCTCCATCTGAGCAAAGACCCGCTCCCGCCAGACTTCATCCAACTCCTCTCTGGTCCGATGGAGATCTTCCTTCAAGCTCTTCTCCCTCACGGAGGCGCCCCGGTGGCCGTGCCGTAGAGCGTGGATCTCTTGGGCCAGCTGCAtgttctcctcctccaggaGCTTGACCCGGCCCAGGTAGGTCTGTAGGCGGCGGTTGAGGTCCAGCATCTGGTGCTTCTCCTGGGCCATGTGGCGGGAGTACGCAGGGGTGTGCAACGCCATTGTGGGACGGATGCAAGAAGTGGAAGCTCAGGGTGAACCTGACAAGTGAGGCTGCTGTGAGGCCGTGGGAGCTAttgaaggaagaggagggttGTGTGTGGAGGGAGGAGACAAGAGGATAAAAGGGAGGAGTGGACAGAGGGGCTATGgttagtgggggggggggagacggTGAAGTCATCTCTCATGTTAACTCTTTCACTGCTGTGATCCAGAATAGCTTCTTATGCTCCTCATGAGGCCTGCAGAGCAATTCCAGACCCTCCACTTGAACTTCTTGGAATGTCCTCTCACTTGCACTCAAACTCTTTAGTCCCTTCCTGTCCTGTCTTACTTGAAACAGGACATTCAAATTaatgagccacatgctgctaGGTACCTGATGATTATGGAAGCTACCCATGCACAGAAATTCGATTTTGTAGTCATTGTGAGCTGACACAAGCCagagaacaaagtcactttctTGGAGAAGGAAAATTTGACTGCTCAAAACCGGCAACTGAGCGAGCAGATGGTGGCGCTGGAGAGCAAGATGAAGAACAtttcctctctctttctctaaATTCACCTATCTGTACATGTCATATCCATTGTCATATACAATGCACGcacgccctctagtggcacaGAATGCCTCATGTGGGTTTCCCTGCCGTTCCCATTGCGCATGCGCGAACTACCTTCCCGGAAACGTGCTTGAAATCTTAAACGTAATTGTAAAGCAATGACGACAAGAGAGGACATTCATCAACACCATGATGTCACCGTCTTCTGGCCGCCTCCATGAAGGTTGCTGAGATTTCAAGTTTGCATTTTTCTATTCTAACCTGAGGTTCCTGAACGTCACATGTAGTTTCGACCAACCTTGTTTCATCTGCGCATGCGCGAGAAAGCGGTCCAGGAAGCTtcgtgtttgttttgaccCGCTAAACATCTGTCCATTTCGGTCAGGGAAGATTGACTTCACCCGGGCGTCCCCGGCCATAAAATTCGTGACAATAGTTTGACTTTCACATCATTATGTCGCTGTATTGTGTCCGCCTCCGTGGATTTACCTGCTGGCCACGTGAAAGCAATTAATTTTCTCGTCATCTCAAATCGTGTTGAGAATGGACAGCATAGCGTTGGAAGTCGACGCGATCAAATTCGCCAAGACGGCCGTCACCTACGACCAAAATGGCAAATACGACGAGGCTGCGTTTTACTATAAGGTGGGTCCATACAGCGGATGTCAGCTGGCTTCCTCGTCTGAAATAGGAGTGTGACTGTCAGTGTACGTGGACGACTCAAACGTAACTTGTTCGCTTCAGGAAGCCGCCCAGGCACTCATCTACGCCGGCATGGCGGGCTCCAAGCTGGACGGGATCCAAGACAAAGTCAACGAGTACCTGGATCGAGTGCAAACCCTCCACAATGCGTGTAAGTCcattatatatacactaccgttcaaaagtttggggtcacaaaattgtttgggtgaccccaaacttttgaacggtagtgtaaatattattataataaaatattatgaattaaatattgtaaattatatcttatatttgtataagattatatataatctatgaatataagtatacatatatattataagattttttacacagaagattatatatataatctataaataattatctaaataaatatatacactaccgttcaaaagtttggggtcacccaaacaattttgtgaccccaaacttttgaacggtagtgtatatatatttttttatctcccaaTGATGCAGGATGTATGTGTAGGAATGTTAGTGGCATGCGTCAGACAAGGGAGTGTTTGCTCAGTCAGGATGACTGACTTGGTTTTTCCGTGACTgctatgtatttatttgtgtgtcgTGGAAACTGGGTGGattgcatatttttattgcaGCTGTCAAACGTTCCTGCTAAATCGTTACCATGTGGCTTTAACGCTTTGTTTATCACTCCGAAAGCCATTTGAGAAAATCCAAAAATTGCTTTTAGATACAAATGAATGATGGTCTGTAATAATAAGGTTTGTTATTCTAAAAGAGTGCAACGTTGTCATTTTCCCCATCCGAAAATGTCCGCCTAGTGAGCGCAGTGGATGCGCAGAAGAGCGACCCGCTCAAGTCTCGTCACCAAGTGGACCTGGAGCGCGCCCACTTCCTGGTCACGCAGGCTTTTGAGGAGGACGACAAGGGGAATGACGACGAAGCCGTGGAGCTCTACACTCAGGCCGTAGAGCTCTGCATCAAGACGGTCAGGAATGCTCATCTTCTCTCACTCTTTGTGGTCTCCTCCGGTTGTTCCTCACGATCTTCTCCACGCGACTCTTTATGTTCTTACAGTCCAACGAGACGTCTGACCAGGCTATGCAGACCAAGCTGAAGCAGTTGGCCCATCAGGCTTTGGATAGGTTGGTTTCAAAATCATCACGTGACATCATGGCGTTGATGTTAAAGTTCTCGTGGTGTCCCTCAGGGCAGAAGGTCTTAAGCAATCACAGTCCAAGTCCGGTCCGTCGCAGACTCAGGACAGGGCGGGACCGTCGGGAGTGAAACCCAGCTCGTCGGGACCCGTCCGGCAGTTTTTCCCGCTGGGTCCTGACTTTAGCCTCAACGACCGCCCGCAACCTCAGCCCATGAGAGCGGTCCAGTCCAGTGAACCGCAAGGTCAGCGATACTCGTCCGATGAGATCGAGGTCCTCAGGTGAGTCGCTCTTGTGTTCTTCGAGTCACTTTACCTTCTCATCGACCTTCATGCTCCATGTTTTTCAACATTTGCCACATCCCGCCGCCTTTGCAGGAGCACGTCGACAATCAACGGCATCGCCTACGTTCCCTTCATGAGCGTGGACCTCAAGGAACGCTTCGCCTTTCCCGTGCCTTTCTCGTGAGTCGTCGTCTTCAACAAGCTGTAGCCAGCGTCCGTTAGATCTTCTTGATCTTTCCCACCAGGGACAAATCAGGCACCCTGGCTCTGTCACCCAAGCAGAAAGTCATCTTCTCCCGCTGGGTCCGACCCGACGAGATCTGCACCAATCCCACCATGATTATGTCAGTGTCCAGCTTCAGCATCAAGCAGGTCTGCAACGAGGGGGAGCCCTTCTCTCGTTGTTCCTCACTCAACTTTTCTTAACACTTTGTGGCGCAGACGGTGGTGTCCGACTGCTCCTTCGTGGCCTCGCTCGCCATCAGCGCCGCTTACGAGAGACGCTACAACAAGAAGCTCATCACCAGGTAGGATGAACGTTTCAAGATCCCATCAGTGCCATCCTGACACGTCACGTCGATATGTTCCAGCATCATCTATCCTCAGAACCGACGAGGAGAACCCGAGTACAACCCGTGTGGGAAGTACATGGTCAAGCTGCACATCAATGGCGTTCCCCGGAAggtaatgacatcatcacgcaGGCAGAAGATGAAGGCAGAAACTCACGTCTCCTCACTCAGGTGATCATCGACGACTTCCTGCCGGTGGATCGCGGCGGCGAGCTGCTGTGCTCGTACTCCAGCAACAAGAACGAGCTGTGGGTGTCGCTGATCGAGAAGGCCTACATGAAGGTGATGGGCGGCTACGACTTCCCCGGATCCAACTCGGTAGGCGGCGTCGCGTTTTCTACATCTGCGGTCTTCTTCTTTGTGTATTTACCACGTTCTCTGTCATTGCCACAGAACATCGATCTTCACGCGCTCACCGGCTGGATCCCTGAACGCATCGCCATGCACTCGGACAATCAGTCGTTCAGCAAGGATGACACTTTCCGCATGCTCTTCCAAAGGTGACTTGAAATCTTTAAGCGCTGTGAAATGTTGTCAACAACATTCTTTTATGGGTATGGGTGGAGAAAAGTCTGATTTTATCATcacactggagagaaaaaacaaatactaaCTTTGACCAGCAGATAGCAGCATTGAGTCACTTTTGGATGAGATGATTCAAAAATGTTGTGGTATcaacttttttgtctttgcagatTCCACAGGGGCGACGTCCTCATCACCACGGCAACGGGAGTGAtgacggaagaagaaggagagcAATGGGGCTTGGTGCCAACTCACGCCTATGCAGTCCTCGACATCAGGGAATACAAGGTCAGCCTCCGCTAAGCAGCACCGGCACCCCGAGTCCTCCTCCTGACCCGCCCGCCTCTCGTAGAACATGCGCTTCCTCCAGCTGAAGAACCCGTGGAGCCACTTGCGATGGAAGGGGCGCTACAGCGAACGCGACGATAAGAACTGGACTCCCGAGCTCCTCAAATACCTCAACTTTGACCCCAAGACGGCGCAGAAGTTTGATAATGGTACTGGAGATCACATTTTGCTCATGGACAgcattggatgtttttttttttttttttctttcaggtgTGTTTTGGATCTCCTGGGAGGACTTGTGTCAGTACTATGATGTCATCTACCTGAGCTGGAACCCCGCCCTCTTCAAAGAATCCACCTGCATCCACAGGTTTGCCTCCAAACTCAAAAGTTCCTCTCGGAGCAAATTAGCCTGAAGCGTGTTTTGTGCGTTTCGTGTGCCATGCAGCAGTTGGGATGGAAAGCAAGGCCCGGTCAAGGACGTCTACAGTTTAGCCAACAACCCGCAGTACAAGCTGGAGGTGCAGAGTCCAACAGGGGGCGCTGCTGTGTGGGTGCTGCTTTCCAGACACATCACTGACAAGGTAGGACAAAGAAAGGACCAAATAAACTTCTCAAACATGAGGACCAGAATCATGcttcgtgttttttttttttattgtgataCAGGAGGACTTTGCGCAGAACCGAGAGTTCATTACGCTTGTTGTTTACAAGACGGATGGCAAGAAGGTTTACTATCCAGGTCTGACATTTGCACCCTCTGGAAGTTCGGACaaccaaaaaaatcaacaggCAAAATATGAGCAATATTGAACAAaattgggagaaaaaaaaatacatcatggTATCATCCATAGGAACCAAAATAGTTTTCCGTTACCTGTCAAGGGTCAATACTAACCACCGATTGTTGTTGTGCAGCCGAGCCGCCTCCCTACATCGACGGCATTCGCATCAACAGCCCGCACTACCTGACCAAGATCCGACTGACCGGCGCCGGCTCGCACACCTTCACCTTGGTGGTGTCGCAGTACGAGAAGCagaacaccatcaactacacgCTCAGGGTAGGACACAAAGACGGGTTGTTGCGACAGACAACAgctagatgtttttttttttttttgcatcgctGTTTAGTTCAAGTTTGAACTTCAACTTGGGAGAATCTTGCGTAGAGAAGTGGAGGGAATCACCGGAGAGATTCGTGGTAGCGTCGTTTTAGCATCGCCTTTGTTTCTTTCCTCGTAACAAAACGTCCGCAAAGTGAGAGGCGTGAATTATATTTGATCTTTCAAAGCAGatttgaaaacacacattctCCTCATCCAATGATATTTGTTCTGCTCCAGAAGTTTTCTTtgctcttcttgtttttgtgcttgATTTCAAAAGTTTGCTTTGTGTGTCACATACATAACCAagataacctttttttttttttttagtttcacAAACATGAATTAAGGCtgcttttttatatataagaGCACCAACAATGCCATAAAGTATTGTGATAATAGTGAGCAGAATGATCACTTTTATCATATTACAGAATATATGGtcattttttgtaaaaaaaaaaaaaaaaagattctaaATGCCATGAGCAGGAATCGATTCCACACAGATTACTTGAAAGCCAGAATATTTCTTTCCTTTTGCAAAAAGCCTTACCGTACAGGAAACGCAAAGACATGTAAGCGACCAATTATGCTTTTTTTCACAGCTTATTATACTGCTGCGCTAATGGCACGTTTGTTACTGGACGACCAGGGATGGAGCTAGGGCGCTGCCACAAAGCGAGCGGCTTCCCCTGCCGAAGTGGAGCCCAGAGTGTAGGAAAGAAAATTTCCCCTACTTCGTACCgtataagaaaaaaagtcatagtATAGACTCAACTGTGCAGTCAGCAAAGGGGTGCTTTCATATGCTACAATGCTACGCTAGTTgctaatttgaaattcaattttttttttcttttgttctgtAGGTTTACTCTGGCTGCAAATTCAACTTCTCCAAGATCCCAAATCCCTTCACGCATACCAAACGGGTAGGCTAATGCAAACATGAACACAGCAAATATAAtttggtgtgtgttttggtcattttgcacACTTTGTGTTGACTATTTCTCTGGTGTTCAGATTAACGGCCAGTGGAAGGGCGCAAGTGCCGGCGGCTGCGGCAACTACAAGGACTCGTACAAGAACAATCCCGTCTACCAGCTGCAGCTGGATCGGGCCGGTCCGCTGCTCATAGAACTGCGAGGTTCCAGGttagtgtctttttttttttctcatagcATTTCATAAATCATGAAATGAGTCAAAGTCATTGACATTGCTGGGCAATGCACTTCTACTTCAGGCCTGTAGGTGGCTCTCTTCACAATATTGCCACAtatgaaaagttttttttggtgttttttttttaacctactCATttggtcacttttttttacctcctcatttgttaactttttttttttttactcatttgGTCAGTTGTTgccaccctaaaaaaaaaaacatttaaacatgtTGACCCATTTTGATGTGGCTTTCGCGCATCCTGTGAACTCAGTAACCCGTGACAGGAGCAAGTGCAAAAAGTTGCTTAGTCATcttagctttttttcttctggttAAACACTCAACATCCAACACaatttctgtgtgtgcgtgttcaaTCCATTTTCACACTGCCCTCATGCACATTTACGTAAGCCATCTtgtggctttgtttttgttttctttcccgcACTGGCATTTTCTACTGTCGCCAGCAGAAAATCGAAATGTGCTGCACACTCAATCTCAATTTATGCGGAACAATAGCAACAGCAATAATGCCGACTCCCCGTCCctagtattgatttatttatgataCGTGACACTCCATTCATGCATTATTTTGATCATCCCTTTTGCCCCAATTAACCTTCAAGTGTTGCCGCTGACCGCATTAAAGGTTTGCAGTCAGTTGAGTTATTGCCTGAGTTAAAGTCAGTTGAGTTATTGCCACCAGTTCAAGTTGTGGGGATTTTTGGTCACAGGACaaagcaagaaaaataatagtaCCAGTTTCCTACAGCCGGCAGAGGGCGCTCTCGCTGGCTAAATTCAATTGTCCTCCTTCACAATTGTCCTCCTTCACTAGGTCATCTAAAATGGTCGTTTTCTAGTTTTCAAGATGCCAAAAGAGAGAAAGGATATTATATAGTTAAGGAGCTATATTAGAAAAAACAAtaagagacaaaaacaatcttGCGTTGACCCAGTTGCAATGAAATTTGCATGAATTTCAGGCCTCCAATGTTATCTGTGCAGGGACACATTCAGCATTTGGATAAACCACAAgtggccagatacggcctgccacatcattttatgtggcccgtgaagacaaattgtgcatcaaattcgtgtgtcattactagagttgcaaattgtcttcacttttaatatcttttttttttaaatatttgaccagtttttactcgtctgatttgaaatcgagttatttgtcagtttgttttgtcgcttttactgtatataatatcaggtgctcatacatttatttgggtcgacagtcataatggccctccgaaagaagctatgactacaatgcggcctgcgaaaaaaatgactttgacaccctTGGGATAAACAAATTACATAAATGCAGCAGACAACAAAAGAGGCATACAAATCAAGGCTGAACGTTTATCTGCCGGAGCGCAGACGTCCTCTACTAATGCGAGTGTGATTTGCATTTGTCCGATTGACTTATTCAACACACCGGCCAAGTGGGAACAAAAGATGACAAAGTGATGTAACATCTCCTACTCAGGATATCGCGTGCGTCTTCGCAGCCACAGCAAATTGAAATCGTTCCGATTGACATGTTTTGCGACACGTGCTGACAGGCAATACAGCGTCGGCTTCGAGATGGTCACCGTGTCGACCACGAGCGATGCCAGCTCCACTTCCACCAGCAAGAGGAGCAGCGGAGATTACAGGTTCGCCAttttcaaagtaggctttGGAGCCAGgcttcatgtttttttgtcttcgtCGTGTGTGTTGTCCCGGCAGATGCGGCTTCTGCTACATGGACTGCGAGCAGGTCCCGGCGGGCGTGTACAACGTGGTGCCCACCACCTTCCTGCCCAAACAGGAAGGGCCTTTCTTCCTGGACTTTGCCAGCACCGCCCCCCTCAAAGTGGCTCAGCTACAATGATTGATCTTCTGTCCAAACCCGCCAATCACAAGTGGACTCACCATgccaatgacttttttttttttttatgacaaaatGCTCACATGTCTTGTAATATGGCTGTCTGTTATTATAATGCATTATGGAGACACTTTAAATGGCCGTGTTCTATACcagtgatccccaaccttttttttcagtgaacgaatcaTTTtctcagttcatatgacttccaccagtaggtgtcggtaatgcccattgaagctggtgccacctcgccgtaaaacaaaacgaagaagaaaatgacgtcacttcccgttcacgaacgagtcgtgaattgcatttgccGTTCAAgaatctgtgagtgagtgattcgcatttccagttcatcgcaaGAAccgatcagtgagggaacgaatcgtGAATTtctcccgttcgcgaacgagtcaatgggtcaactACCTTCCTTCTCGTgcatcagtcagtgaacgtgttgcgtctccctgctggcgtgaactatgtaagtcagaatgtcgatttacgatttgccaaggaaagaaagaaccactcactgaaacacactTCTTTTATAAttcttttaataaacatttatgttgaaacttgtctggtgttttattccttgtttttatattcgccaattaaaacatgaaaatcagacatttggttgtcatatgagttggtgtcccccaaaataacaaatgtcggcataacggattttttttccaaccttttattcaaacacaattacattcggtataataacaccatcaactacaatccaacaaatacaaaattaaaacatcaat
This DNA window, taken from Syngnathus acus chromosome 16, fSynAcu1.2, whole genome shotgun sequence, encodes the following:
- the capn7 gene encoding calpain-7 isoform X1, with the translated sequence MDSIALEVDAIKFAKTAVTYDQNGKYDEAAFYYKEAAQALIYAGMAGSKLDGIQDKVNEYLDRVQTLHNALSAVDAQKSDPLKSRHQVDLERAHFLVTQAFEEDDKGNDDEAVELYTQAVELCIKTSNETSDQAMQTKLKQLAHQALDRAEGLKQSQSKSGPSQTQDRAGPSGVKPSSSGPVRQFFPLGPDFSLNDRPQPQPMRAVQSSEPQGQRYSSDEIEVLRSTSTINGIAYVPFMSVDLKERFAFPVPFSDKSGTLALSPKQKVIFSRWVRPDEICTNPTMIMSVSSFSIKQTVVSDCSFVASLAISAAYERRYNKKLITSIIYPQNRRGEPEYNPCGKYMVKLHINGVPRKVIIDDFLPVDRGGELLCSYSSNKNELWVSLIEKAYMKVMGGYDFPGSNSNIDLHALTGWIPERIAMHSDNQSFSKDDTFRMLFQRFHRGDVLITTATGVMTEEEGEQWGLVPTHAYAVLDIREYKNMRFLQLKNPWSHLRWKGRYSERDDKNWTPELLKYLNFDPKTAQKFDNGVFWISWEDLCQYYDVIYLSWNPALFKESTCIHSSWDGKQGPVKDVYSLANNPQYKLEVQSPTGGAAVWVLLSRHITDKEDFAQNREFITLVVYKTDGKKVYYPAEPPPYIDGIRINSPHYLTKIRLTGAGSHTFTLVVSQYEKQNTINYTLRVYSGCKFNFSKIPNPFTHTKRINGQWKGASAGGCGNYKDSYKNNPVYQLQLDRAGPLLIELRGSRQYSVGFEMVTVSTTSDASSTSTSKRSSGDYRCGFCYMDCEQVPAGVYNVVPTTFLPKQEGPFFLDFASTAPLKVAQLQ
- the capn7 gene encoding calpain-7 isoform X2, whose protein sequence is MDSIALEVDAIKFAKTAVTYDQNGKYDEAAFYYKEAAQALIYAGMAGSKLDGIQDKVNEYLDRVQTLHNALSAVDAQKSDPLKSRHQVDLERAHFLVTQAFEEDDKGNDDEAVELYTQAVELCIKTSNETSDQAMQTKLKQLAHQALDRAEGLKQSQSKSGPSQTQDRAGPSGVKPSSSGPVRQFFPLGPDFSLNDRPQPQPMRAVQSSEPQGQRYSSDEIEVLRSTSTINGIAYVPFMSVDLKERFAFPVPFSDKSGTLALSPKQKVIFSRWVRPDEICTNPTMIMSVSSFSIKQTVVSDCSFVASLAISAAYERRYNKKLITSIIYPQNRRGEPEYNPCGKYMVKLHINGVPRKVIIDDFLPVDRGGELLCSYSSNKNELWVSLIEKAYMKVMGGYDFPGSNSNIDLHALTGWIPERIAMHSDNQSFSKDDTFRMLFQRFHRGDVLITTATGVMTEEEGEQWGLVPTHAYAVLDIREYKNMRFLQLKNPWSHLRWKGRYSERDDKNWTPELLKYLNFDPKTAQKFDNGVFWISWEDLCQYYDVIYLSWNPALFKESTCIHSSWDGKQGPVKDVYSLANNPQYKLEVQSPTGGAAVWVLLSRHITDKEDFAQNREFITLVVYKTDGKKVYYPAEPPPYIDGIRINSPHYLTKIRLTGAGSHTFTLVVSQYEKQNTINYTLRLIILLR